One genomic region from Spirulina subsalsa PCC 9445 encodes:
- the gpmI gene encoding 2,3-bisphosphoglycerate-independent phosphoglycerate mutase gives MTQAPVSPAVLVILDGWGYRESQDGNAIREAKTPVMDSLWEAYPRTLIRTSGKDVGLPEGQMGNSEVGHLNLGAGRVVPQELVRISDAVEDGTLLQNPVLVEICQQVRSTGGKLHLFGLCSEGGVHSHLSHLLGLLDLAKSQGLKEVCVHAFMDGRDTKTTEGINSLRQVQAHINKIGVGRIATMIGRYYAMDRDRRWDRTEKAYDTLTQDGTGDGRTAVEVIQSYYDQEITDEFIPPTRITSGAVEAGDGVIFFNFRPDRSRQLTTAFVSEDFDGFDRDRLDPLFFATFTQYDATLPVPVAFEPQNLKNILGEVIAAQGMRQLRTAETEKYPHVTYFFNGGLEQPFPGEDRELIPSPRVPTYDQEPAMSAQKVTDLACGAIEKGIYHLVIMNYANPDMVGHTGNIEAAIQAIETVDRCLGQLLASISKMGGTVLITADHGNAEYMWTEDHKPWTAHTTNPVPLILVEGEKLKIPGHGTEVQLRDDGRLCDIAPTILEILQLPQPPEMTGRSLFQPVGFEVRPNRSPVKVGL, from the coding sequence ATGACACAAGCACCAGTATCTCCTGCGGTGCTAGTCATCTTAGATGGCTGGGGTTATCGAGAAAGTCAGGATGGGAATGCAATCCGTGAAGCAAAAACCCCTGTTATGGATAGTTTATGGGAAGCGTATCCCAGAACTCTCATTCGCACTTCAGGCAAGGATGTAGGTTTACCCGAAGGTCAAATGGGGAACTCTGAAGTGGGTCATCTGAATTTAGGCGCAGGACGAGTCGTGCCGCAAGAGTTAGTGCGGATTTCTGATGCAGTAGAGGATGGAACCCTGCTCCAAAATCCAGTGCTTGTGGAAATTTGCCAACAAGTCCGTTCTACTGGGGGAAAGTTACATCTATTTGGACTCTGTTCAGAAGGGGGGGTTCACTCCCACCTGTCCCATTTATTGGGTTTACTGGACTTGGCGAAGTCCCAAGGGTTAAAAGAGGTCTGTGTTCATGCCTTTATGGATGGTCGAGACACGAAAACCACTGAGGGGATTAACTCGCTACGTCAGGTCCAAGCGCATATTAACAAAATAGGGGTCGGTCGCATTGCTACGATGATCGGGCGTTATTATGCCATGGATCGCGATCGCCGTTGGGACCGTACCGAAAAGGCCTACGACACCCTAACCCAAGATGGGACAGGGGATGGGCGGACGGCCGTAGAGGTGATCCAAAGCTACTATGATCAGGAGATCACCGATGAGTTTATCCCCCCCACTCGCATTACTTCCGGGGCTGTGGAAGCCGGGGATGGGGTGATTTTCTTTAATTTCCGCCCCGACCGCTCCCGACAATTAACGACGGCTTTTGTTTCTGAGGATTTTGATGGCTTTGATCGCGATCGCCTTGATCCCCTCTTCTTTGCCACCTTCACTCAATACGATGCCACCCTCCCCGTCCCCGTCGCCTTTGAACCCCAAAACCTGAAAAACATCCTCGGGGAAGTCATTGCCGCCCAGGGAATGCGACAACTCCGCACCGCCGAAACCGAAAAGTACCCCCATGTCACCTACTTTTTTAATGGCGGTTTAGAGCAACCTTTTCCGGGCGAAGATCGGGAATTAATCCCCAGTCCTCGGGTTCCCACCTATGATCAAGAACCCGCCATGTCCGCCCAAAAAGTCACCGACTTAGCCTGTGGGGCCATTGAGAAGGGGATTTATCATCTGGTGATCATGAACTATGCTAACCCCGATATGGTCGGCCATACCGGGAACATAGAGGCCGCCATCCAAGCCATTGAAACGGTCGATCGGTGTTTAGGGCAGTTATTAGCCTCCATCAGCAAAATGGGCGGCACCGTGCTAATTACCGCCGATCATGGCAATGCCGAGTATATGTGGACCGAGGATCATAAACCTTGGACTGCCCACACCACCAACCCCGTCCCCTTAATTTTAGTCGAAGGGGAAAAACTGAAAATCCCCGGTCACGGCACCGAAGTCCAGTTACGAGATGATGGCCGCTTGTGCGACATCGCCCCCACCATCTTGGAAATTTTGCAACTCCCCCAACCCCCCGAGATGACCGGACGTTCCTTGTTTCAACCCGTTGGGTTTGAAGTTCGTCCCAACCGCAGCCCGGTAAAAGTTGGGTTATAA
- a CDS encoding TIGR03985 family CRISPR-associated protein, with protein MTSLSNFNLDPKIELLQWLARGSLKQNLLRAIRLWVWLKTLYGEENVKLELPSAFTLADWRKAFFSPTHPTGDIVPTAHDDCCACLKTTAQWLFSESHYSEQIWRESLQQHTPIPTPELDKLLQRRLFALTRRSLQGDLQILRELGWVEYYNFAYHRVTEFPLYPLSEEDSSRLPLLNIDLGAIADTFKTPLNHYPRFVLDVDYIVPKQQLDRVEDWHYTLREIWLKDPIPPLILTYKSARQNEIVQPIVYPLSLYYVRRAVYLCTYGQSPDLQDSFYNYRLDRVLEIQAVTWQDERIPPSLAQAWQGQTLPTPDIITQALDEAWGFDFYAQKTRLLLRFERDFHDRYVQQTHRHPTFKPVEWEQVKILIQQELNPEQQVALRLILDQRSPQDAYYCAWYRAGDINVIQRLRAWRPFCEVLLPWSLRQRMREEIGQEMKFYHSTD; from the coding sequence ATGACTTCTCTATCGAACTTCAACTTAGATCCTAAAATTGAACTGCTACAATGGTTAGCCCGAGGGTCTTTAAAGCAAAATTTGCTGCGTGCCATTCGTTTATGGGTGTGGCTCAAGACCTTATATGGCGAAGAAAATGTTAAACTAGAATTACCCTCGGCTTTTACCTTAGCCGATTGGCGAAAGGCTTTTTTTTCGCCAACTCATCCCACTGGGGATATCGTTCCCACCGCTCATGATGACTGTTGTGCTTGCCTAAAAACCACTGCACAATGGTTATTTTCTGAGTCTCACTACTCCGAACAAATTTGGCGAGAGTCTTTACAACAGCATACGCCTATCCCAACCCCAGAATTGGATAAACTATTACAACGGCGCTTATTTGCCTTAACTCGTCGTTCCTTACAGGGAGACTTACAGATTCTCAGGGAGTTGGGATGGGTAGAATACTATAATTTTGCCTATCATCGGGTGACGGAGTTTCCCCTGTATCCCTTATCTGAGGAAGATTCTAGCCGTTTACCTTTGTTGAATATTGATTTAGGTGCGATCGCCGATACCTTCAAAACACCTCTCAATCACTATCCCCGTTTCGTTCTCGATGTAGACTATATCGTACCTAAACAGCAATTAGACCGGGTGGAAGACTGGCACTATACCCTGAGAGAAATCTGGTTAAAAGACCCCATTCCGCCCCTGATTCTCACCTACAAAAGTGCGCGACAAAATGAGATAGTACAGCCCATTGTTTACCCCCTTAGTCTGTATTATGTCCGTCGTGCTGTTTATCTTTGCACCTATGGCCAGTCTCCAGACTTGCAGGACTCCTTCTATAATTACCGCTTAGATCGGGTGCTAGAAATCCAAGCGGTAACTTGGCAGGATGAACGGATTCCCCCTAGTCTTGCCCAAGCTTGGCAAGGTCAAACTCTCCCCACACCGGATATTATTACTCAAGCCCTTGATGAAGCTTGGGGATTTGATTTTTATGCCCAAAAAACCCGGTTACTGTTGCGTTTTGAACGAGATTTTCATGATCGTTATGTCCAACAAACCCATCGTCACCCCACGTTTAAACCCGTGGAATGGGAGCAAGTAAAAATACTGATCCAGCAAGAATTAAACCCAGAACAACAGGTCGCTTTAAGGTTAATTCTAGACCAACGTTCTCCCCAAGATGCCTACTATTGCGCTTGGTATCGTGCAGGAGATATCAATGTTATCCAGCGTTTACGCGCTTGGCGCCCCTTTTGTGAGGTCTTACTCCCTTGGTCTTTACGACAGAGGATGAGGGAGGAAATAGGGCAAGAAATGAAGTTTTACCACTCAACGGATTAA
- a CDS encoding CHASE3 domain-containing protein, translating into MKIKQILPMSLSIIGILVLASSLLTQKVNSMLDETNFWVEHTYQVKAELKQLEKILVDAETGQRGYIYSGDPTFLRPYNNTVSVIDDQIKLLFNKVADTPTQIDNLRNLKVLSDQKMEDLKATIELKKSGQEEILKQWVTSGRGMQIMDQVREQIDIMFVEQNNLLEQRKDSVERVKNIHLWINWGGFAIIILLSLTTYVIVHNIVLIPVQSIVKAINKSTQEIMVTVQNHETQISAQAGAVNQTTATMDELGTSFQNAFAQVANSSQSATQALATSENGNQTVQETLAGMHNLSGRMNGISEQINLLANQAGQIGTIAGLVGTLANQTNMLALNSAVEAVRAGEHGKGFTVVSAEIRKLAEQSKQSADKINTLVGDINQAIHQTVFSSENGKMAVAESVVIVGKTASAFEGINDAIANVVDNSQQVTVNIQQQNVAIQQVVEAMNSIKETSYSIVAGITQTKSEVDRLKEIAVQLQQMI; encoded by the coding sequence ATGAAAATTAAACAGATTCTACCCATGAGTTTAAGCATCATAGGAATCTTAGTTCTAGCCAGTAGCTTATTAACTCAGAAAGTGAATTCAATGCTAGATGAAACCAATTTCTGGGTTGAGCATACTTATCAAGTGAAAGCGGAGTTAAAGCAACTTGAAAAGATATTAGTGGATGCTGAAACAGGACAGCGCGGCTATATCTATTCTGGAGATCCTACTTTTTTAAGACCTTATAACAACACGGTTAGCGTAATAGACGATCAGATTAAATTGTTATTCAACAAAGTCGCCGATACTCCAACTCAAATTGATAATTTACGAAATCTCAAGGTGTTATCTGACCAAAAAATGGAAGACTTGAAAGCCACAATTGAGTTAAAAAAATCTGGTCAAGAGGAAATATTGAAGCAATGGGTAACATCTGGTCGAGGAATGCAAATCATGGATCAAGTTCGCGAACAAATTGATATCATGTTTGTTGAACAAAACAATCTTTTAGAACAAAGAAAAGATTCTGTTGAGCGAGTAAAAAATATTCATTTATGGATCAATTGGGGTGGCTTTGCTATAATTATTTTACTCAGCTTAACAACTTATGTTATTGTACATAATATTGTTTTGATTCCAGTCCAGTCTATTGTTAAAGCCATTAACAAATCCACTCAAGAAATTATGGTTACAGTGCAGAATCATGAAACCCAAATTTCTGCACAAGCTGGGGCTGTAAATCAAACTACAGCAACAATGGATGAACTGGGAACATCTTTTCAAAATGCCTTTGCTCAAGTCGCGAATAGTTCTCAGTCTGCTACCCAAGCTTTAGCCACTTCAGAGAATGGCAATCAAACGGTTCAGGAAACCCTAGCGGGAATGCACAATTTAAGTGGTCGCATGAATGGTATTTCTGAACAGATTAATTTATTAGCAAATCAAGCGGGTCAAATCGGTACAATTGCGGGTTTAGTGGGAACTTTAGCCAATCAAACCAATATGTTAGCGTTAAACTCTGCGGTGGAAGCGGTGAGAGCAGGCGAACATGGTAAAGGCTTTACTGTTGTGTCGGCAGAAATTCGCAAACTGGCAGAACAAAGTAAACAATCCGCCGATAAAATTAATACATTAGTGGGAGATATTAACCAAGCCATTCATCAAACGGTGTTTAGTAGTGAAAATGGTAAAATGGCTGTGGCTGAAAGTGTAGTTATTGTGGGCAAAACAGCTTCCGCGTTTGAGGGAATTAATGATGCTATTGCTAATGTAGTTGACAATAGCCAACAGGTGACAGTGAATATTCAACAGCAGAATGTGGCAATTCAGCAAGTTGTGGAAGCGATGAACTCAATTAAAGAGACTTCTTATTCCATTGTGGCTGGAATTACCCAAACGAAATCTGAGGTAGATCGTCTGAAAGAAATTGCGGTTCAATTACAACAAATGATCTAG
- a CDS encoding antibiotic biosynthesis monooxygenase: protein MIVTCVYVWVKPENVEDFIQATKINHENSIQEPENRRFDILQDPQDPTAFILYEAYASEAGAVAHKQTEHYLTWRKTVEPWMAKARQGIPYTVIAP, encoded by the coding sequence ATGATTGTTACTTGTGTTTATGTCTGGGTTAAGCCGGAAAATGTAGAGGATTTTATTCAAGCCACGAAGATCAATCACGAAAACTCGATTCAAGAACCCGAGAATAGACGTTTTGATATTTTGCAAGATCCCCAAGATCCAACGGCGTTTATATTGTATGAAGCCTATGCCAGTGAAGCGGGTGCGGTGGCTCATAAACAAACGGAACATTATTTAACGTGGCGGAAAACAGTAGAACCTTGGATGGCGAAGGCGCGTCAAGGGATTCCCTATACAGTGATTGCACCTTAA
- a CDS encoding iron-containing alcohol dehydrogenase: protein MMNPFNFAKVPPLYLGQGKLQLLPQLMQSYGRGESLRVLWVTGKSSLQKSGQEARVESLLGQGGEVVGRVFCEQEPTTEWIDHCCETYRPQQINLVVGIGGGSVIDAGKAISAMLPHENSIFDHLEGVGKGIPHSGIKVPYLAIPTTSGTGSEATKNAVISQVGPQGYKKSLRHDHLIPDGVIIDGDLLTSCPPEITASCGMDAFTQLLEPYLSPTASPLSDVLAWSGLKIISRNLLKACGEGAQDPQVRESMAYASFLSGVALANAGLGIVHALASPLGGYFPIPHGVICGTLMAAAVRVNWQALQNRDPHHPAVGKMVQLGQWMSQEEGKSPGYYGDFLVQELENWTEQLKIPRLGEYGVTEGDLGRILAQTTNRNNPIALNFGEIQELLQARL from the coding sequence ATGATGAATCCTTTTAATTTTGCTAAAGTTCCTCCCCTCTATTTGGGACAGGGGAAACTGCAATTGTTGCCCCAGTTGATGCAGTCTTATGGCAGGGGGGAATCCTTGCGGGTGTTGTGGGTGACAGGGAAAAGTTCTCTGCAAAAATCGGGTCAGGAGGCAAGAGTTGAAAGCTTGTTGGGGCAAGGAGGGGAGGTGGTGGGGCGGGTGTTTTGTGAACAAGAACCCACCACCGAATGGATTGATCACTGCTGCGAAACCTACCGCCCCCAACAGATTAATCTTGTCGTCGGCATTGGGGGAGGGAGTGTGATTGATGCGGGAAAAGCCATTTCTGCTATGTTGCCCCATGAGAATTCAATTTTTGATCATCTTGAAGGGGTGGGCAAGGGCATCCCCCACAGTGGGATAAAAGTCCCCTATCTCGCCATTCCCACCACCTCCGGCACAGGGAGCGAGGCGACGAAAAACGCCGTGATTAGTCAGGTTGGCCCCCAAGGGTATAAGAAATCCTTGCGTCACGATCATTTGATTCCCGATGGGGTGATTATTGATGGGGATTTGTTGACCTCCTGCCCACCTGAAATTACGGCCTCTTGTGGGATGGATGCCTTTACCCAACTCTTGGAACCCTATCTTTCCCCTACCGCTTCCCCCCTCAGTGATGTTTTGGCCTGGAGTGGTCTTAAAATCATCTCCCGTAACCTCCTCAAGGCTTGTGGAGAGGGCGCCCAAGATCCCCAAGTGCGGGAAAGCATGGCCTATGCTTCCTTTCTCTCTGGTGTCGCCTTGGCGAATGCTGGATTGGGGATTGTTCACGCCCTCGCCTCTCCCCTCGGTGGGTATTTCCCCATTCCCCACGGTGTCATCTGTGGCACTTTGATGGCGGCGGCGGTACGGGTGAACTGGCAAGCTCTGCAAAACCGGGATCCCCATCATCCGGCGGTGGGGAAAATGGTCCAATTGGGGCAGTGGATGAGTCAGGAGGAGGGCAAATCTCCGGGCTATTACGGTGATTTTTTAGTGCAAGAATTAGAAAACTGGACAGAACAGTTAAAAATCCCCCGTTTAGGTGAATATGGTGTCACAGAAGGGGATTTAGGGCGAATTTTAGCCCAAACCACTAACCGCAATAATCCCATTGCCCTAAATTTTGGAGAAATTCAGGAATTGTTACAAGCGCGCTTGTAG
- a CDS encoding SDR family NAD(P)-dependent oxidoreductase — protein MKHLQNKVALITGASRGIGRAIALELARCGVKRILLVARSRQKLTEVAQEIEALGVEAMTLALDLTETQAVDIAIARAWRNYGPIHILINCAGVAYQQSFLRSQPSQVQAEFSLNVLGTYSLTRLIARRMAAYREGTIVNVSSLMGKVAAPTMSTYSASKFALLGLTQALRQELAPYNIRVMALLPSLTDTDMVRGMKLFRGLSPMTPEQVAKGLVKGLRQNRAEIVVGWQSHLALLCQRFAPWVLEGVLKVSAPPLFPQRPPVAELPSSSV, from the coding sequence ATGAAACATTTGCAGAATAAAGTCGCTCTCATCACGGGGGCATCTCGGGGTATTGGGCGCGCTATTGCCCTTGAACTGGCACGTTGCGGGGTAAAACGTATCTTGTTAGTTGCCCGTAGTCGTCAAAAATTAACCGAAGTCGCCCAAGAAATCGAGGCTTTGGGCGTGGAGGCCATGACCTTGGCTTTGGATCTCACGGAAACTCAGGCCGTGGACATTGCCATTGCGCGGGCTTGGCGCAACTATGGACCGATTCATATCTTGATTAACTGTGCTGGTGTGGCCTATCAACAGTCCTTTTTGCGATCGCAACCCTCCCAAGTCCAGGCCGAATTTTCCCTCAACGTTTTGGGAACCTATTCCCTCACCCGTCTAATTGCCCGACGGATGGCCGCCTACCGTGAGGGAACTATCGTCAACGTATCCAGCTTGATGGGGAAAGTGGCCGCCCCCACCATGTCCACCTATTCCGCCAGTAAATTCGCCCTGCTGGGTTTAACCCAGGCCCTACGCCAAGAACTCGCCCCCTATAATATTCGGGTGATGGCGCTCTTGCCCTCCCTGACTGACACCGATATGGTGCGAGGAATGAAGTTATTCCGGGGACTCTCGCCCATGACACCGGAACAAGTGGCTAAAGGCTTAGTGAAAGGATTGCGCCAAAACCGCGCCGAGATTGTAGTGGGGTGGCAAAGTCATCTGGCCCTTCTCTGTCAACGCTTTGCCCCTTGGGTTTTGGAGGGGGTGTTAAAAGTCAGCGCCCCTCCCCTGTTCCCCCAACGGCCTCCTGTGGCAGAATTGCCCTCTAGTTCCGTGTAA